One Hordeum vulgare subsp. vulgare chromosome 4H, MorexV3_pseudomolecules_assembly, whole genome shotgun sequence DNA window includes the following coding sequences:
- the LOC123446674 gene encoding transcription factor bHLH30-like: protein MGRRHRREEVGVLLDEEEEELEHHARACGGATSGLVDQELGGCQEGGGGMVFEASSSVGSVSATMGPPPIMCWPPPAPSLSPQEPLHGAIHHHHNFGIGGQGPFFPLLPPLPPQPPPPPPFLADFYARRALQFAYDHSGGASSSSDPLGFGAGLYMGHHGSPVHGMMMPPPFGASPFGDFGRMTAQEIMDAKALAASKSHSEAERRRRERINSHLARLRSLLPNTTKTDKASLLAEVIQHVKELKRQTSEIREEACPLPTEADELTVDASSDEDGRLLVRASLCCDDRPDLLPDLIRALKALRLRALKAEITTLGGRVKNVLVVTEDDSVACDGDQQDEDGGNMQAPMSPQHAVASIQEALRAVMERTSSSSGAEDSGGSASGGLKRQRTTSLSAILENRSI, encoded by the exons AtgggccgccgccaccgccgcgaaGAGGTGGGGGTTCTATTggacgaagaggaggaggagctggaGCACCACGCCAGAGCTTGCGGCGGCGCCACGAGTGGGCTAGTGGATCAAGAATTGGGTGGCTGCCAAGAAGGTGGAGGGGGCATGGTGTTTGAAGCGAGCAGTAGCGTGGGGAGCGTGAGTGCGACCATGGGCCCGCCCCCGATCATGTGCTGGCCGCCGCCGGCCCCGTCGCTGTCGCCGCAGGAGCCACTCCACGGCGcgatccaccaccaccacaacttcGGCATCGGCGGCCAGGGCCCCTTCTTCCCGTTGCTGCCGCCGCTGCCTCCAcagcctcctccgccgccgcccttcTTGGCCGACTTCTACGCCCGGCGCGCGCTCCAGTTCGCCTACGACCACTCGGGCGGCGCGTCGTCCTCGTCCGACCCGCTCGGCTTCGGCGCCGGGCTCTACATGGGGCACCACGGATCCCCCGTCCACGGGATGATGATGCCGCCGCCCTTCGGGGCGTCGCCGTTCGGCGACTTCGGCCGGATGACCGCGCAGGAGATCATGGACGCAAAGGCGCTGGCCGCGTCCAAGAGCCACAGCGAGGCCGAGCGTCGCCGCCGCGAGCGCATCAACTCGCACCTCGCCCGCCTCCGCAGCCTCCTCCCCAACACAACCAAG ACGGACAAGGCGTCGCTGCTGGCGGAGGTGATCCAGCATGTCAAGGAGCTGAAGCGGCAGACGTCGGAGATCAGGGAGGAGGCGTGCCCGCTCCCCACCGAGGCCGACGAGCTCACCGTCGACGCCTCCAGCGACGAGGACGGCCGCCTGCTCGTGCGCGCCTCGCTCTGCTGCGACGACCGCCCCGACCTCCTGCCGGACCTCATCCGCGCCCTCAAGGCGCTCCGCCTGCGGGCGCTCAAGGCCGAGATCACCACCCTCGGCGGCCGCGTCAAGAACGTGCTCGTCGTCACCGAGGACGACAGCGTCGCGTGCGACGGCGACCAGCAGGACGAGGACGGTGGGAACATGCAGGCGCCCATGTCGCCGCAGCACGCCGTCGCGTCCATCCAGGAGGCGCTCAGGGCGGTCATGGAGCGCACGTCGTCGTCGTCCGGCGCCGAGGACTCCGGGGGCTCGGCCAGCGGCGGGCTCAAGCGGCAGCGCACCACCAGCCTCTCGGCCATCCTAGAGAACAGGTCCATCTAG